The Clostridium taeniosporum genomic sequence CGAAATCATCAAAATTACCACCATCTTCTGCAAGTAGTATTATATCTTCGTTAAAAATATATTTATTAACAAAATCTACTACACCATTTGCACCATAATAAGGTATATTACCTTGTATAATACTTCGTTCATTAGAATTTAAAGGCTTTCTTCTATTATCTAAACACTCAGCTATATCCATAAGCTTCTTTTCTTCCCACTCCGGAAAGCTCTCCCCATTCTCCCCCTTAAATCTTATCTCCCCAGAAAATATCTTCTGCATCATACCTTTTTTATAATCTTTAAGAGCTTCAACTTTTTCTTGTTGCTTTTCTATTTTTTTTATCTATTAGAGAGAAGAAGTTTGCTATTTTTTGTTGTTCTTTTTTTGTTGGAATATTAACCTTTAATTTTTTTAGTTGCTCATTATATATATGTACAACTGAAGCACCCTGAGCTATTTTAGCTATTTCTTTTCTTTTGGAATTATTTAATTCATAACTAATAAAAATTCCATTTACTTCATGAGGTCTAAAAACATTTAGGTCCCCGCCAAGAAGTACTCCATCTTGTTGTAAACAACTTGCTGTTGATATATCAATGGCTGTTTCACCAGATGAAGGAATTAAAACATCATTTTTATTACCACTAACTAAATTTTTTATCTTTAAATTAGTTCTACTAACTATGTTACTAATTACTTCACCATATTTTGTATATAGCTCTCCATAGAGAATACAAGGCCTTCCATCATCACTTAGCTCTGCTTTTGATATACCAGAACCTTTAAAAAAACTTCCTAGATTTTTTAATATATTTTCTTCCCACGCCCCACTAAACTCTTTAAATCTCAACTTTGGTACTTTATTCATTTAATCACCACCCTACATTCCAAGTTCTTTTAAGAACACATCTAATTCTTTATCAATGTCAGCTATTTCTT encodes the following:
- a CDS encoding restriction endonuclease subunit S, whose translation is MNKVPKLRFKEFSGAWEENILKNLGSFFKGSGISKAELSDDGRPCILYGELYTKYGEVISNIVSRTNLKIKNLVSGNKNDVLIPSSGETAIDISTASCLQQDGVLLGGDLNVFRPHEVNGIFISYELNNSKRKEIAKIAQGASVVHIYNEQLKKLKVNIPTKKEQQKIANFFSLIDKKNRKATRKS